The following proteins come from a genomic window of Sesamum indicum cultivar Zhongzhi No. 13 linkage group LG10, S_indicum_v1.0, whole genome shotgun sequence:
- the LOC105172556 gene encoding serine hydroxymethyltransferase 6-like — MDLSQPPTNNGLSLGFLSHASAAPPLMKNNRSSKITDDSISFQIESRTQNRLLHMPSIPLQLMDQQIENNRHHEAENNSDENKDDEEDEGKIEEFRILGHPMTLKRKRESDSGSSTTSPSSSSKGFRVSSSEMESRRDAVRAWGNQSLRDADPDIFEIMEKEKERQYKGIELIASENFVCNAVMEALGSHLTNKYSEGMPGARYYGGNQYIDEIETLCCERALAAFGLDPESWGVNVQPYSCTSANFSVYTGLLLPGDRIMGLDTPSGGNTSHGCYLPNGRKVSGASIFFESLPYKVNPQTGYVDYDKLEEKALDFRPKILICGGSSYPREWDYARFRQIADKCGAVLLCDMAQISGLIAAKECASPFEYCDIVTSTTHKSLRGPRGGIIFFRKGPKPRKRGMLLNQGDGGDRYDFEEKINFAVFPALQGGPHNNHIAALAIALKQVATPEYKMYMQQVKKNARALAAALLRRNCRLITGGTDNHMLLWDLKNRGLTGKNFEKVCEFCHITLNKVTTFDDNGNITPGGVRIGTPAMTSRGCLEADFEIMAEFLLRAAQIASSVQREHGKLQKSFLKGLENNKEIIDLRARVESFASQFAMPGFDV; from the exons ATGGATTTGAGTCAGCCGCCGACGAACAACGGTCTTTCGTTAGGGTTTCTGTCCCACGCATCGGCAGCGCCGCCGCTGATGAAGAATAATCGTAGCTCGAAAATCACTGACGACTCGATTTCCTTTCAGATCGAGTCGCGGACTCAGAACCGATTGCTTCACATGCCCTCGATTCCTCTTCAGTTGATGGACCAGCAAATAGAGAATAATCGTCATCATGAGGCCGAAAACAATTCTGATGAAAATAAGGATGACGAGGAGGATGAGGGGAAAATCGAGGAGTTTCGGATTTTGGGGCACCCCATGACTTTGAAGCGTAAACGCGAGTCTGATTCAGGGTCATCGACGACGTCGCCGTCTTCATCTTCAAAGGGATTTAGGGTTTCGTCTAGTGAG ATGGAATCGCGCAGGGATGCGGTCAGGGCTTGGGGGAATCAGAGCTTGCGAGATGCTGACCCCGatatttttgagataatggagaaggagaaggagagACAATATAAAGGAATTGAACTGATTGCCTCAGAGAATTTTGTGTGCAATGCTGTGATGGAGGCCTTGGGAAGCCATCTGACAAACAAATACTCTGAGGGAATGCCTGGTGCTCGCTATTATGGTGGGAATCAGTATATTGATGAGATTGAAACACTATGTTGCGAGCGTGCTTTGGCTGCGTTCGGGCTAGATCCTGAAAGTTGGGGTGTGAATGTGCAGCCCTACTCATGCACATCCGCCAATTTTTCTGTGTATACCGGGCTTTTATTACCAGGTGATAGGATAATGGGGTTGGACACACCTTCTGGAGGGAACACGAGTCATGGATGTTATTTGCCGAATGGGAGGAAAGTTTCTGGCGCCTCCATCTTTTTTGAGAGTTTGCCATATAAGGTGAACCCACAGACGGGGTATGTAGACTATGATAAGCTTGAGGAGAAGGCATTGGATTTTCGCCCCAAGATATTAATTTGTGGCGGGAGTTCATATCCTCGGGAGTGGGATTACGCAAGGTTTAGGCAGATTGCAGATAAATGTGGTGCAGTTTTGTTGTGTGATATGGCTCAGATTAGCGGTCTTATAGCTGCTAAG GAGTGTGCAAGTCCTTTTGAATATTGTGATATTGTTACCTCTACAACCCATAAAAGCCTTCGAGGTCCTAGGGGaggaattattttctttaggaAGGGCCCAAAGCCAAGGAAGCGTGGCATGCTTTTGAATCAAGGCGATGGTGGCGATAGATATGATTTTGAGGAGAAGATTAACTTTGCTGTTTTCCCAGCACTGCAGGGTGGGCCACACAATAATCACATTGCAGCTCTTGCTATCGCATTGAAACAAGTGGCTACTCCTGAATACAAGATGTATATGCAACAAGTCAAGAAAAATGCTCGGGCCTTAGCAGCTGCCTTATTGAGAAGGAACTGTAGACTGATCACAGGGGGCACTGATAATCATATGTTGCTTTGGGATCTAAAAAATCGTGGATTGACAG GTAAAAACTTTGAGAAGGTCTGTGAGTTCTGCCACATTACTCTCAATAAAGTTACAACCTTTGATGACAATGGTAATATCACCCCAGGAGGCGTTAGGATTG GTACACCTGCAATGACATCAAGAGGTTGTCTTGAGGCTGATTTTGAGATTATGGCTGAATTTCTCCTCAGAGCTGCACAGATTGCAAGTTCAGTGCAGAGAGAACATGGGAAACTGCAAAAATCTTTTCTAAAGGGGCTGGAGAATAACAAAGAAATCATTGATCTCCGAGCACGAGTAGAAAGTTTTGCATCTCAATTTGCAATGCCAGGATTTGATGTATAA
- the LOC105172557 gene encoding uncharacterized protein LOC105172557, giving the protein MIMSHNHSSVHAFLNFLARDLDNLDHLFLSHNFILSAAFLQHVLSSLRSFHSHLTLLVHNLNLPLGDKWLDEYMDESSRLWEASHLLKSGLSATEKYSSSAANIPSLLHDHRALNPQLSRQVIRAINGCQREITALQEENKSTAEAKLQTLSLRLKETVLAESKFNKYNGFRGVLHAMRNVNTLLLLILLSGLVYYWPEMSFYQSTHHEGSSLFGSTKFMVSTGKLHQRIANAMSRLQVQPGILLYELQRAKFAMDEVKMEMERVLDHDYEVDDQSDVIDEKVGELRSCLAGLQCGVEEIVGQVDDLLDEIVEGRKKLLDMCSHR; this is encoded by the exons ATGATCATGTCCCATAACCATTCTTCTGTTCATGCCTTCCTCAACTTCCTCGCACGGGATCTCGACAATCTTGATCACCTCTTCCTCTCTCACAACTTCATCCTCTCCGCCGCATTCCTCCAACACGTCCTCTCCTCCCTCCGCTCCTTCCATTCCCACCTAACCCTTCTCGTCCACAACCTCAATCTCCCTCTCGGAGATAAATGGCTTGACGAATACATGGATGAATCCTCCAGGCTCTGGGAAGCTTCCCACTTGCTCAAATCAGGCCTATCTGCCACTGAAAAATACTCCTCGTCTGCAGCCAATATACCGTCTTTGCTCCACGATCATCGTGCTTTAAACCCTCAACTTTCCCGCCAG GTTATCCGAGCGATCAACGGGTGCCAGAGGGAAATCACAGCACTGCAAGAGGAAAACAAGAGCACAGCAGAAGCAAAGCTGCAGACACTGTCTCTGAGGTTGAAGGAGACAGTCTTAGCAGAATCAAAGTTCAACAAATACAATGGATTCCGAGGAGTCCTACATGCAATGAGGAATGTAAACACATTGCTCTTACTCATTCTACTCAGTGGCCTAGTGTACTACTGGCCAGAAATGAGCTTTTACCAATCGACCCACCACGAAGGGAGCTCGTTGTTTGGCTCCACCAAGTTCATGGTATCAACCGGTAAATTGCATCAGAGAATAGCAAACGCGATGAGTCGTCTACAAGTACAGCCCGGCATTCTTCTGTATGAGCTGCAGAGGGCTAAATTTGCAATGGATGAGGTGAAAATGGAGATGGAGAGGGTTCTTGATCATGATTATGAGGTGGATGATCAGAGTGATGTAATTGATGAGAAAGTTGGGGAGTTGAGGAGTTGCTTAGCAGGTTTGCAGTGTGGGGTTGAGGAGATAGTTGGGCAGGTTGATGATTTGTTGGATGAGATAGTTGAAGGAAGGAAGAAGCTTTTGGACATGTGCTCACATAGGTAG
- the LOC105172558 gene encoding probable receptor-like protein kinase At1g11050: protein MKPNFLIFSLVLSLCVFFFPPVLSAPSCPLDLDYVLRIPWDTSECRGYHNPNNTTQISSNSSSPSTGRSRCCQTLLSLYGISLSQHLKKTSLFQLPDLPTSVSCLQDFQTKLSSLSLPPNLASLCFDPLQFVISPNICASIQSTQDWVKKLGPSTALDTSCKTDLTDLTSCDACVAAGFQVQTELIGIDGNKSHSTDCFYFAILYAAGIANEFGPESIGAVSCIFGLSISSSKRSSKRHSAFIFGLVGAGVAVLLMSIFLGLYLWWTKKYRKRTDVGEEEMGSRPRRPTTVAIWYKIQELEKATDNFSPKNFIGRGGFGMVYKGMLSDGTVVAIKKIIESDIQGNAEFCNEVEIISNLKHRNLVPLRGCCVTENGSPGESERYLVYDYMPNGNLDDYLFPVGKSENSPLTWPQRKSIIMDVAKGLAYLHYGVKPAIYHRDIKATNILLDSDMRARVADFGLAKQSQEGQSHLTTRVAGTHGYLAPEYALYGQLTEKSDVYSFGVVVLEIMCGRKALDLSSGPPQAILITDWAWSLVKAGKIDKVLDSSLLNDDGDSSTANPKSIMERFVLVGILCAHVMVALRPTILDALKMLEGDIEVPAIPDRPTPLGHPSFSRGDNNIFSISPALSVLQLHSGDMLR, encoded by the coding sequence ATGAAGccaaatttcttgattttcagtCTGGTTCTTTCCctttgtgtatttttcttcCCCCCAGTTCTCTCAGCTCCGAGTTGTCCTTTGGATCTTGATTATGTGCTAAGAATTCCATGGGACACCTCCGAGTGCAGAGGTTATCACAATCCCAATAATACCACCCAAATTTCCAGCAATTCCAGCAGTCCCAGCACAGGCAGAAGCAGGTGTTGCCAAACCCTCCTCTCCCTCTATGGTATATCTCTCTCACAGCATCTCAAAAAGACCTCTCTTTTCCAACTTCCTGATTTGCCAACTTCTGTTTCCTGCCTTCAAGATTTTCAGACAAAGCTCAGTTCTCTTTCTCTGCCACCTAATTTGGCTTCTCTTTGTTTTGATCCTTTGCAATTTGTGATATCCCCAAACATATGTGCCTCCATTCAGTCCACCCAAGATTGGGTCAAGAAACTTGGCCCTTCCACGGCATTGGATACTTCTTGCAAGACAGACCTCACTGATCTTACTTCATGTGATGCCTGTGTTGCTGCCGGTTTTCAGGTTCAGACAGAGTTGATTGGAATTGATGGTAATAAGTCTCATTCCACTGATTGCTTTTACTTTGCTATTCTGTATGCTGCTGGAATTGCCAATGAGTTTGGCCCTGAAAGCATTGGTGCTGTTTCATGTATATTTGGCCTTTCAATTAGTTCTAGTAAGCGTTCTAGTAAACGACATTCGGCTTTCATTTTTGGGCTAGTTGGAGCTGGTGTTGCTGTCCTTTTGATGTCTATTTTCTTGGGATTGTACTTATGGTGGACTAAGAAATACAGGAAGAGAACTGATGTGGGAGAAGAGGAAATGGGGTCTAGGCCGAGACGGCCTACTACAGTTGCTATTTGGtacaaaattcaagaacttGAGAAGGCGACTGATAATTTTTCGCCTAAGAACTTCATAGGGAGAGGAGGGTTCGGGATGGTCTATAAAGGGATGTTGAGTGACGGAACAGTTGTTGccatcaagaaaataatagaatCCGATATTCAAGGGAACGCTGAGTTTTGCAATGAAGTTGAGATCATTAGTAACTTGAAGCATCGGAATCTTGTCCCTCTTAGAGGATGTTGTGTGACTGAAAATGGCAGTCCAGGGGAGAGTGAAAGATATCTCGTTTACGATTACATGCCTAATGGAAATCTTGATGACTATTTGTTTCCGGTTGGTAAAAGTGAGAACTCACCGCTCACATGGCCACAAAGGAAAAGCATAATCATGGATGTGGCAAAAGGATTAGCTTATCTACATTATGGTGTAAAACCAGCTATTTACCACAGAGATATCAAGGCTACTAACATATTGTTGGATTCGGATATGAGGGCAAGGGTGGCCGATTTTGGATTGGCAAAGCAAAGCCAAGAAGGGCAGTCTCATCTCACAACTAGAGTTGCCGGAACGCATGGATACTTGGCGCCTGAGTACGCCCTCTATGGGCAGCTAACTGAGAAGAGTGACGTCTATAGCTTTGGAGTCGTCGTTCTGGAGATAATGTGTGGGAGAAAAGCTCTTGATCTCTCTTCAGGTCCGCCTCAGGCAATTTTGATCACGGATTGGGCTTGGTCCCTTGTGAAAGCAGGGAAAATCGACAAAGTACTGGATTCTTCTCTCCTGAATGATGACGGAGACTCATCAACTGCAAATCCAAAGAGCATAATGGAGAGATTTGTACTTGTAGGTATTTTGTGTGCCCATGTTATGGTGGCCCTAAGGCCCACGATTCTCGATGCATTGAAAATGCTGGAAGGTGATATTGAGGTCCCTGCAATTCCAGACAGGCCGACACCGTTAGGCCATCCTTCGTTTTCCAGGGGAGATAACAATATTTTCAGCATTTCTCCGGCACTGAGTGTGCTGCAGTTGCACTCTGGAGACATGCTTAGGTGA